A window of Rubricoccus marinus contains these coding sequences:
- a CDS encoding SixA phosphatase family protein, with protein sequence MKTIVLLRHGKSDWDADYGPDHDRPLADRGKKGARKMGRFLSTAGIQPDHALSSSAVRARQTLAIAAEHGGWTGDATVSDALYGATPEAVVREVRGAPQDAETVIVVGHEPTFSQTVTHLIGGGRIQIKTATVAVINVDVSSWSDVAAGKGELTTLLSPGDLKPNRYRKLQDAMKDAREAAEKAAEIVTPAPKPAPEASGAASEDAATDRPAPEAPSEAASPT encoded by the coding sequence TTGAAAACGATCGTCCTCCTCCGCCACGGCAAGTCCGATTGGGACGCCGACTACGGCCCTGACCACGACCGACCGCTGGCGGACCGGGGCAAAAAGGGCGCCCGCAAGATGGGCCGCTTCCTCTCCACGGCGGGGATCCAGCCCGACCACGCGCTGAGCTCGTCGGCGGTACGCGCTCGCCAGACCCTCGCCATCGCCGCCGAGCACGGCGGATGGACAGGCGACGCCACAGTCAGCGACGCGCTCTATGGCGCGACGCCAGAGGCCGTTGTGCGCGAAGTCCGAGGCGCACCACAGGACGCTGAGACGGTCATCGTGGTAGGCCACGAGCCCACGTTCTCGCAAACAGTCACGCACCTGATTGGTGGCGGGCGCATCCAGATCAAAACCGCGACCGTCGCGGTGATCAACGTGGATGTGTCCTCGTGGTCCGATGTGGCAGCCGGGAAGGGAGAGCTCACCACGCTGCTCTCGCCGGGCGACCTTAAGCCCAACCGCTACCGCAAGCTCCAGGACGCGATGAAAGACGCCAGGGAGGCGGCCGAGAAGGCGGCCGAGATCGTCACGCCGGCACCCAAGCCGGCGCCAGAGGCCTCTGGCGCTGCGAGTGAGGACGCGGCCACGGACCGTCCCGCTCCAGAGGCCCCGAGTGAGGCAGCCTCGCCCACCTGA
- a CDS encoding Pycsar system effector family protein, translating to MPDSKTPERARGLASEGAASEGDGATPETVPMTQVAPAVVDAARTEAVQKATKKKKAATEKDLQATYDDLGTKRGVETMFRTAYRVNMDLTSLADAKANIMISINGLIISILIGGISSKLDANPWLLAPVTIFLVGCLASIIFAVLAARPRVQSERVTLNQVRNRKANLLFFGNFAHLSRDEFVTGMRELMVDSRALYESMMLDVYGVGSVLQKKYTLLRWAYTLFMIALVLGVIGFIAVMVYASGDPGAGVYTPATPAPGLDSGLPIIGG from the coding sequence ATGCCTGATTCCAAGACTCCCGAACGCGCCAGAGGCCTCGCCTCTGAGGGCGCCGCTTCCGAAGGGGACGGCGCCACGCCCGAGACGGTCCCCATGACGCAGGTCGCGCCGGCCGTTGTGGATGCGGCGCGGACGGAGGCCGTCCAGAAGGCGACCAAGAAGAAAAAGGCGGCGACGGAGAAGGATCTCCAGGCCACCTACGACGACCTCGGCACCAAGCGCGGTGTCGAAACGATGTTTCGCACGGCGTACCGCGTGAACATGGACCTCACGTCGCTCGCCGATGCGAAGGCCAACATCATGATCTCGATCAACGGCCTGATCATCTCGATCCTGATCGGCGGTATCTCGTCCAAGCTGGACGCGAACCCGTGGCTCCTGGCGCCGGTCACGATCTTCCTCGTCGGTTGTCTGGCCTCCATCATCTTCGCCGTTCTAGCCGCGCGGCCCCGCGTGCAGTCGGAGCGCGTCACGTTGAATCAGGTTCGAAACCGAAAGGCTAACCTGCTGTTCTTCGGAAACTTCGCTCATCTCTCGCGAGACGAGTTCGTGACCGGGATGCGAGAGCTGATGGTGGACTCCCGCGCGCTCTACGAGAGCATGATGCTGGACGTCTACGGCGTGGGCTCGGTCCTCCAGAAGAAGTACACGCTGCTGCGGTGGGCGTACACGCTGTTCATGATCGCGCTCGTGCTCGGCGTCATCGGCTTTATTGCGGTGATGGTCTACGCCTCTGGCGACCCCGGCGCCGGCGTGTACACGCCCGCCACGCCGGCTCCAGGCCTCGACAGCGGCCTCCCGATCATCGGCGGCTGA
- a CDS encoding BamA/TamA family outer membrane protein: MRPTRPLAVLAALALLAGCATSGRYVDGEATMPLPAADLAYEVFLLGNTADVVPGADVLGALRADALRAGENSAVVFLGDLTASGLPSGGVDSASFVAPEAIQRLVDVVDGYDGEVYAVPGDRDWATGAGGVIALGEALDLAMGREDVLLPGDALGGVREFELAEGLRLFAIDTAWWLQNPEDRPEGEVEDFDIASPADLTIALEALLRDREDAQIIAVGHHPIRSNGEHAGYRTVGGTLAGLGVGPLLRQTIGISGQDLASPTYRSMRSALDRAFAGDAKLTNGLVYAAAHDHSLQVIPVERSPLSTQMYLVSGAAGETRPTASGRGAAYAHPAPGYMRIRYYEDGRTWLEVIELASGGPTVAYRTEISGVNAELLDNEVPDVDPADLPDTSQPVTMAAQDDFASGPFKNSAFTRLAFGGGYRDLWATPFEVPVLDLGTEAGGLSPVKRGGGLQTTSLRLQGEDGNQYGLRLLEKSGLAQVPVELRDGVVADVVRDQRAAASPFGALVAAPLADAAGILYQEPRIVYVPDDPRLGRYRETFAGRLALFEVRADDDVSDVPGLLGAYDVISAQKLREEMAEDQDHRVDQRTYLRARLLDALLGDWDRHQDQWRWSAYEPGELDPSLTGDAATKGKVYLPIPRDRDFAFFRPGGIMGFFLSYSDDRFEPYGEDFTDTYGLSFNGFKQDRRFYNELTREDFEAVARELQGLLPDPVIDDAIGQLPPPIRAQEGTFWGSSLKSRRDDLVEYANRLYRLHAPVVDVVGSNERELFEVTFGSDRMVEVVVSSYKKSEKGGELYRRTLSQEDTDEIRLYGFSGRDRFVINGEGSTRIRVIGGGGEDEVESDFGGVFVYDTPLGMEIDGRAHDRRSDDPDVNRYDPGEYTPTDFSKVPFVSANATDGLILGAGVMYTVSGFRLQPAATHLLYANFATSTLGVQGGYSGRMREAFGNFDLDVDAVASTPRYVRNFYGFGNDTPLLEDVDLARVNLAQIRGEALLGGELGQGLRLRLGPSVRYADAQIGDTPTVASMQLSPEAFEPQVHAGGAGSLTLDLASGGINPKRGVKLSVRGASYLGLTGAASEYSRLGGEAITYVPFLAGSTLALRAGADHRFGDAPFFDSAILGGATTLRGYRRERFTGETIAYGNAEVRAKLFDLSTYLAPVKVGVLGFADAGRAWDIGASGGVFDDLHTGFGGGLWFGVLDYAIINLTVARGDDDETLVTFGGGFQY; this comes from the coding sequence TTGCGACCCACCCGACCTCTGGCCGTGCTCGCGGCCCTCGCTCTCCTCGCAGGCTGCGCCACCTCCGGCCGCTACGTCGACGGAGAGGCCACGATGCCGCTGCCCGCTGCCGATCTCGCGTACGAGGTCTTTCTCCTCGGCAACACCGCCGATGTGGTCCCGGGCGCTGACGTTCTCGGTGCCCTCCGCGCCGACGCCCTCCGTGCGGGGGAGAACAGCGCCGTCGTCTTTCTCGGTGACCTTACCGCCAGCGGCCTTCCTTCTGGCGGCGTGGACTCCGCATCATTCGTAGCGCCGGAGGCCATCCAGCGCCTCGTGGACGTGGTCGATGGCTATGACGGAGAGGTCTATGCGGTCCCTGGGGACCGAGACTGGGCCACAGGCGCAGGGGGCGTGATCGCGCTTGGAGAGGCGCTGGATCTCGCGATGGGCCGCGAGGACGTGCTGCTGCCAGGCGACGCGCTGGGCGGCGTGCGCGAGTTCGAACTCGCCGAGGGCCTGCGCCTGTTCGCGATCGATACCGCATGGTGGCTCCAGAACCCAGAGGACCGCCCCGAAGGCGAGGTCGAGGACTTCGACATTGCCAGCCCCGCTGACCTCACGATCGCGCTAGAGGCACTCTTGCGCGACCGGGAGGATGCCCAGATCATCGCCGTTGGGCACCACCCCATCCGCTCCAACGGAGAGCATGCGGGCTACCGGACGGTTGGCGGCACGCTTGCAGGGCTCGGTGTGGGGCCGCTCCTGCGCCAGACCATCGGCATCTCTGGCCAGGACCTCGCGTCTCCGACGTACCGCTCCATGCGGAGCGCCCTGGACCGCGCGTTCGCGGGGGACGCCAAGCTCACCAACGGACTCGTCTACGCCGCCGCGCACGACCACAGCCTGCAGGTCATCCCCGTGGAGCGCTCGCCGCTGAGCACGCAGATGTACCTCGTCAGCGGCGCCGCCGGTGAAACGCGCCCCACCGCCAGCGGCCGGGGCGCCGCCTACGCGCACCCCGCGCCGGGCTACATGCGCATCCGGTACTACGAGGACGGCCGGACCTGGCTTGAGGTTATCGAACTCGCCTCTGGCGGGCCTACGGTCGCCTACCGCACCGAAATCTCCGGCGTGAACGCCGAACTCCTCGACAACGAGGTCCCGGATGTAGACCCGGCGGATCTCCCCGACACGAGCCAGCCCGTCACGATGGCGGCGCAGGACGACTTCGCCAGCGGCCCGTTCAAGAACAGCGCGTTTACGCGCCTCGCCTTTGGCGGAGGCTACCGTGACCTCTGGGCCACGCCGTTTGAGGTTCCGGTTCTGGACCTCGGGACCGAGGCCGGTGGCCTCTCGCCTGTAAAGCGGGGCGGGGGCCTGCAGACCACCTCGCTGCGTCTGCAGGGCGAGGACGGCAACCAGTATGGCCTGCGCCTTCTGGAGAAGAGCGGTCTCGCTCAAGTCCCCGTCGAACTCCGCGACGGCGTCGTCGCGGACGTCGTCCGCGACCAGCGCGCGGCGGCCAGCCCGTTCGGCGCCCTCGTCGCTGCGCCTCTGGCGGACGCCGCGGGCATCCTCTACCAGGAGCCGCGGATCGTGTACGTACCGGACGACCCTCGCCTGGGCCGCTACCGCGAGACCTTCGCGGGCCGCCTCGCGCTGTTCGAAGTCCGCGCGGACGATGACGTCTCCGACGTGCCCGGACTTCTCGGCGCGTACGATGTCATCTCGGCTCAGAAGCTCCGCGAGGAGATGGCCGAGGATCAGGACCACCGCGTGGACCAGCGGACGTACCTCCGCGCGCGCCTCCTGGACGCCTTGCTCGGCGACTGGGATCGCCACCAAGACCAGTGGCGCTGGAGCGCCTACGAGCCGGGCGAACTGGACCCCTCGCTGACCGGCGACGCGGCCACAAAAGGCAAGGTGTACTTGCCCATCCCGAGAGACCGCGACTTCGCGTTTTTCCGCCCTGGCGGCATCATGGGCTTCTTCCTCAGCTACAGTGACGACCGCTTCGAGCCGTACGGGGAGGACTTCACGGACACCTACGGCCTGTCATTCAACGGCTTCAAGCAGGATCGCCGGTTCTACAACGAGCTCACGCGTGAGGATTTCGAGGCCGTTGCCCGCGAGCTTCAGGGCCTGTTGCCAGACCCCGTGATCGATGACGCGATCGGTCAGCTTCCGCCTCCTATCCGAGCGCAAGAGGGCACCTTCTGGGGCTCCTCCCTCAAGTCCCGTCGCGACGATCTGGTGGAGTACGCGAACCGGCTCTACCGCCTGCACGCGCCGGTCGTGGACGTTGTCGGGAGCAATGAGCGCGAGCTGTTCGAGGTGACCTTCGGGTCAGACCGGATGGTAGAGGTCGTGGTCTCGTCCTACAAGAAGAGCGAGAAGGGGGGCGAACTCTACCGCCGTACGCTGAGCCAAGAGGACACGGACGAAATCCGCCTCTACGGCTTCTCTGGCCGCGACCGCTTCGTGATCAACGGCGAGGGCTCGACGCGTATCCGCGTGATCGGCGGGGGAGGCGAGGACGAAGTCGAGAGCGACTTCGGCGGCGTATTTGTCTACGACACCCCCCTGGGCATGGAGATCGACGGCCGGGCGCATGACCGCCGGTCTGATGACCCCGACGTCAACCGCTACGACCCGGGCGAGTACACCCCGACGGACTTCTCCAAGGTCCCGTTCGTGTCCGCAAACGCGACCGATGGGCTGATCCTGGGGGCCGGCGTGATGTACACCGTCTCCGGTTTCCGTCTCCAGCCTGCCGCCACGCACCTCCTCTACGCCAACTTCGCCACCTCCACGCTCGGCGTGCAGGGGGGCTACAGTGGCCGCATGCGGGAGGCCTTTGGCAACTTCGATCTCGACGTGGACGCAGTGGCCTCCACGCCGCGGTACGTCCGCAACTTCTACGGCTTCGGCAACGACACGCCCCTCTTGGAGGACGTGGACCTGGCACGTGTCAACCTCGCGCAGATCCGCGGCGAAGCCCTCCTCGGCGGCGAGCTCGGCCAGGGCCTCCGGCTCCGCCTCGGCCCCTCGGTCCGCTACGCCGATGCCCAGATAGGCGACACGCCGACGGTCGCTTCCATGCAGCTCTCGCCAGAGGCCTTCGAGCCTCAGGTGCACGCGGGAGGCGCCGGAAGCCTGACGTTGGACCTGGCCTCTGGCGGGATCAACCCCAAGCGGGGCGTCAAGCTCAGCGTCCGCGGCGCGAGCTATCTGGGCCTGACGGGAGCCGCCAGCGAGTACTCCCGCCTTGGCGGCGAAGCCATCACCTACGTTCCGTTCCTGGCCGGCAGCACGCTCGCGCTCCGCGCGGGCGCCGATCACCGCTTTGGCGACGCGCCGTTCTTCGACAGCGCGATCCTGGGCGGCGCGACCACGCTCCGCGGCTACCGCCGCGAGCGGTTCACCGGCGAGACCATTGCCTATGGCAACGCCGAGGTGAGGGCCAAGCTGTTCGACCTTAGCACCTACCTCGCGCCCGTCAAGGTGGGCGTGCTCGGCTTCGCGGATGCGGGCCGGGCGTGGGACATCGGGGCCTCTGGCGGCGTCTTCGACGACCTCCACACCGGCTTCGGCGGCGGGCTGTGGTTCGGCGTTCTGGACTACGCCATCATCAACCTGACCGTCGCCAGAGGCGATGACGACGAAACGCTCGTTACGTTTGGCGGCGGGTTCCAGTATTAA
- a CDS encoding SdiA-regulated domain-containing protein: MPDLSRFLLPLALVAFGACTDRASGADGLDSVLARTETAPEADMRVGTVPYALSQPDARWMLPSRLREISGLGMTDDGRLLAVQDEDGDLFEIDPASGATTSTRAFYNSGDYEGVEPVGDVTWIVESDGDLYRFTGSEEAEKRETGLSRSNDVEGLAYDARGNRLLLACKGDPGGGRKGVRTIYAYDLAAERLDPDPVFTLDREVLDEGGAPFKPSGLAVHPSTGEIYIISGVRKALVVLSPEGDLTAAVSLPPRLYPQPEGIAFARDGTLFVSNEGGGGSATLLRFSPQPLP; the protein is encoded by the coding sequence ATGCCTGACCTCTCTCGCTTTCTCTTGCCGCTGGCGCTCGTCGCTTTCGGCGCCTGCACCGACCGCGCCTCTGGCGCCGACGGTCTCGATTCCGTTCTCGCACGCACGGAGACCGCGCCAGAGGCCGATATGCGCGTCGGCACGGTCCCGTACGCGCTCTCCCAGCCCGACGCGCGCTGGATGCTGCCCTCGCGCCTGCGCGAGATCAGCGGCCTCGGCATGACCGACGACGGGCGGCTTCTCGCGGTCCAGGACGAGGACGGTGATCTGTTCGAGATCGACCCCGCCTCTGGCGCCACCACGTCGACCCGCGCGTTCTACAACAGCGGCGACTACGAAGGCGTCGAGCCCGTTGGCGACGTGACGTGGATCGTCGAGAGCGATGGCGACCTGTACCGCTTTACCGGCTCCGAGGAAGCGGAAAAGCGCGAGACCGGCCTTAGCCGCAGCAATGACGTGGAAGGCCTGGCCTACGACGCCAGAGGCAACCGCCTCCTGCTCGCGTGCAAAGGCGATCCCGGCGGTGGGCGCAAAGGCGTCCGCACCATCTACGCCTACGATCTCGCCGCAGAGCGGCTCGACCCCGACCCCGTGTTCACGCTCGACCGCGAGGTGCTAGACGAGGGCGGCGCTCCGTTTAAACCGTCCGGACTCGCCGTCCACCCGAGCACGGGCGAGATCTACATCATCTCCGGCGTGCGCAAGGCGCTCGTCGTGCTCAGCCCCGAGGGCGACCTCACCGCTGCCGTCTCGTTGCCGCCTAGGCTCTATCCTCAGCCTGAGGGCATCGCCTTTGCCCGCGACGGTACGCTCTTTGTTTCCAACGAGGGCGGCGGCGGTTCTGCCACCCTTCTCCGATTCTCTCCTCAGCCCCTCCCGTAA
- a CDS encoding transglycosylase domain-containing protein, with protein MSTTATEPSPTPTRRMAGWARRTASGAARGLGRGAARAGGGFWRWSGTRWERVRDAEAQRSARLFNLAALLAGWGAALGGAVFTLVLLYALFLIPFTPRVATLEQALEIHPSVAISADGTELTEYARGGREWVELEDISPHVIDALLATEDRRFYSHGGIDLRRTAGAVVRTLSGDREGGSSITQQLAKNLFPQAIGNDASLKRKLKEAITAIKIERVYEKDQILEIYLNSVPFLYNAIGIERAARTYFSKGADDLTLVESATLVAMLKGTSYYNPRRNPERALRRRNLVLRLMVDDGRLEAPEAERLSQQPLALRFERQTIQASLAPHFTEHVRREMEAWADKNGYNLYGDGLRVYTTLDWRLQRAATESVRKFGDALQTVADVEWGRTSASRLGSTTSPYYRAASGVTAFGHYWESKTAVVDQFIRESAEFERETAGGATPEAAIASLRGDATFMANLKNAKTKLQVGFSAIDPHSGAIRVWVGSRGYREAPFDHVLRARRQPGSTFKPFVYARALEEGWDPDDTLRDDSVRIQIDRDELWEPTDPDAASGELVTLRDGLALSRNRISAQLGQRVGARDVARLARRAGVNRSKLEAVPSIALGTEEVSLLEMTSAYATFAAAGLYHRPLAITRIEDRDGNVLEDFAPEARQALKPEVAHTLVDMLRGVVDRGTGRQLRSEFGVRADVAGKTGTTQDGVDGWFMAIHPDLAMGAWVGFDDPRVTFRSAYWQQGGHNALRVVGDFSRTALRSGLLSARPRFPETPEPSSGGIRDWFDGIFGGDEEPAPEARRQERPRRPARPDRAPERSSPEADAVADAVEEALRDIDPEARRAIDDAARQLEREADRLARDAERAAREIEREGARALREAARDIFR; from the coding sequence ATGAGCACTACTGCCACTGAACCCTCGCCCACACCAACCCGCCGCATGGCGGGATGGGCGCGCCGCACGGCTTCTGGCGCCGCCAGAGGCCTGGGCCGCGGCGCCGCGCGCGCCGGCGGCGGCTTCTGGCGCTGGAGCGGCACGCGGTGGGAGCGCGTGCGCGATGCCGAGGCGCAGCGCTCGGCGCGCTTGTTCAACCTCGCAGCCCTTCTCGCCGGCTGGGGCGCGGCGCTCGGCGGCGCCGTGTTCACCCTCGTGTTGCTCTACGCGCTGTTCCTGATCCCGTTCACGCCGCGCGTGGCGACTCTAGAACAGGCGCTGGAGATCCACCCGTCCGTCGCCATCTCAGCCGACGGGACCGAGCTCACGGAGTACGCCAGAGGCGGACGCGAGTGGGTGGAATTGGAGGACATCTCGCCGCACGTGATCGACGCGCTCTTGGCGACCGAGGACCGGCGGTTCTACTCCCACGGCGGCATCGACCTGCGGCGGACCGCGGGCGCCGTTGTGCGGACGCTGAGTGGGGACCGCGAGGGCGGCTCCTCGATCACGCAGCAACTTGCGAAGAACCTCTTCCCGCAAGCGATCGGCAACGACGCCTCGCTCAAGCGGAAGCTCAAGGAGGCCATTACCGCCATCAAGATCGAGCGGGTGTACGAGAAGGACCAGATCCTGGAGATCTACCTCAACTCGGTCCCGTTCCTCTACAACGCCATCGGGATTGAGCGCGCGGCGCGGACCTACTTCTCCAAGGGCGCGGACGACCTCACGCTCGTCGAGTCCGCCACGCTTGTCGCCATGCTCAAAGGCACGAGCTACTACAACCCCCGCCGCAACCCCGAGCGCGCGCTGCGCCGCCGCAACCTCGTGCTCCGCCTGATGGTGGACGATGGGCGCCTGGAGGCGCCAGAGGCCGAGCGTCTAAGCCAGCAGCCTCTGGCGTTGCGCTTCGAGCGCCAGACGATCCAGGCCAGCCTCGCGCCGCACTTCACCGAACACGTACGCCGCGAGATGGAGGCCTGGGCCGACAAGAACGGATATAACCTCTACGGCGACGGCCTCCGGGTCTACACCACGCTGGACTGGCGCCTGCAGCGCGCCGCGACGGAGTCCGTCCGCAAGTTCGGCGACGCGCTCCAGACCGTTGCCGACGTGGAGTGGGGCCGCACGAGCGCGAGCCGCCTCGGCTCCACCACGTCGCCCTACTACCGCGCGGCCTCTGGCGTCACGGCCTTCGGGCACTACTGGGAAAGCAAAACGGCCGTCGTGGACCAGTTTATCCGCGAGAGCGCCGAGTTCGAGCGCGAGACCGCGGGCGGCGCCACGCCAGAGGCCGCCATCGCCTCACTTCGGGGCGACGCCACGTTTATGGCGAACCTCAAAAACGCTAAGACGAAGCTGCAAGTCGGCTTCTCGGCCATCGACCCGCACTCGGGCGCGATCCGCGTGTGGGTGGGTAGCCGTGGCTACCGCGAGGCGCCGTTCGACCACGTCCTGCGCGCCCGCCGGCAGCCCGGCAGCACGTTCAAGCCGTTCGTGTACGCCCGCGCGCTGGAAGAAGGCTGGGACCCCGACGACACGCTCCGCGACGACTCCGTCCGTATCCAGATCGACCGCGACGAGCTCTGGGAGCCGACCGACCCCGACGCCGCCTCTGGCGAACTCGTGACGCTGCGCGACGGCCTCGCGCTGTCCCGGAACCGCATCTCGGCCCAACTCGGCCAGCGCGTTGGCGCCCGCGACGTGGCCCGCCTCGCGCGGCGGGCGGGCGTCAACCGCAGCAAGCTGGAGGCTGTGCCCTCCATTGCGCTTGGAACCGAGGAGGTGTCCCTTCTGGAGATGACCTCGGCCTACGCGACGTTCGCAGCCGCGGGCCTCTACCACCGGCCTCTGGCGATCACGCGCATCGAGGACCGCGACGGCAACGTGCTCGAGGACTTCGCGCCAGAGGCCCGGCAGGCCCTCAAGCCCGAAGTCGCGCACACGCTCGTGGACATGCTTCGCGGCGTCGTGGACCGCGGGACCGGTCGGCAGCTCCGCTCCGAGTTCGGCGTGCGGGCCGACGTGGCTGGCAAGACCGGCACCACGCAGGACGGCGTGGACGGCTGGTTTATGGCCATCCACCCAGACCTCGCGATGGGCGCCTGGGTCGGCTTCGACGATCCGCGCGTGACCTTCCGAAGCGCCTACTGGCAGCAGGGCGGCCACAACGCGCTCCGCGTCGTCGGGGATTTCTCGCGCACCGCTCTCCGCTCCGGCTTGCTCAGCGCCCGGCCGCGCTTCCCCGAAACGCCTGAGCCCTCCTCTGGCGGGATCCGAGACTGGTTCGACGGCATCTTCGGCGGTGACGAGGAACCGGCGCCAGAGGCGCGGCGCCAGGAACGCCCCCGTCGCCCGGCGCGGCCAGACCGGGCCCCCGAACGCTCCTCGCCAGAGGCCGACGCGGTCGCGGACGCCGTGGAGGAGGCGCTACGAGATATCGACCCCGAGGCCCGGCGCGCCATCGACGATGCGGCCCGCCAGCTTGAGCGCGAGGCCGACCGTTTGGCGCGCGATGCCGAGCGCGCTGCCCGCGAGATCGAGCGCGAAGGCGCGCGGGCCCTCCGCGAGGCCGCACGAGATATTTTCCGTTAG
- a CDS encoding NAD-dependent protein deacetylase: MNTSAPASGVARGVDELAALLRGKRLTVLTGAGISTDSGIPDYRSPRSTPRTHKPMQHDVFVNSADARQRYWARSAVGYGRVAQAAPNAGHRALAALEGSGAVAGIITQNVDGLHHQAGSQNVVELHGALRRVRCLSCGTVTSRDDVQAEILRLNPGHPTASGALRPDGDAVLAPEDIAGFAVPDCSFCNGILMPDVVFFGGSVPKPTVAAAWDLYARGDALLVVGSSLAVYSGFRFVVRAEKEGKPAALLTLGATRADSRVTLKVEAPLSHALPDLAARLA, translated from the coding sequence ATGAACACCTCTGCACCTGCCTCTGGCGTTGCGCGCGGCGTGGACGAGCTGGCGGCGCTGCTTCGCGGCAAGCGGCTGACCGTCCTCACCGGCGCCGGGATCTCCACCGATAGCGGGATCCCGGATTACAGGTCCCCCCGCTCCACGCCGCGCACGCACAAGCCGATGCAGCACGACGTGTTCGTGAACAGCGCTGACGCGCGCCAGAGGTACTGGGCGCGGAGCGCGGTCGGCTACGGGCGCGTGGCGCAGGCGGCGCCCAACGCTGGCCACCGCGCCCTCGCAGCGCTGGAAGGCTCTGGCGCCGTTGCAGGCATCATCACGCAGAACGTGGACGGGCTCCACCACCAAGCCGGGAGCCAGAACGTGGTAGAGTTACACGGCGCGCTCCGGCGCGTGCGCTGCCTCTCGTGTGGGACGGTGACCTCGCGCGACGATGTGCAGGCCGAGATCCTGCGGCTCAACCCCGGCCACCCGACGGCCTCCGGCGCGCTGCGCCCCGACGGCGACGCGGTCCTGGCGCCAGAGGATATCGCGGGCTTCGCAGTCCCGGACTGCTCGTTCTGTAACGGCATTTTGATGCCGGACGTGGTGTTTTTCGGCGGCAGCGTGCCCAAGCCGACGGTCGCGGCGGCGTGGGATCTCTACGCCAGAGGCGATGCGCTTCTCGTCGTCGGGTCCAGCCTCGCGGTGTACTCGGGCTTCCGGTTCGTCGTCCGGGCGGAGAAGGAGGGCAAGCCTGCGGCGTTGCTCACGCTCGGCGCCACCCGCGCGGACTCCCGCGTGACGCTCAAGGTGGAGGCGCCTCTCAGCCACGCGCTGCCCGATCTAGCGGCCCGGCTGGCTTGA
- a CDS encoding lysophospholipid acyltransferase family protein: protein MRSLQSALAWVGIILLILLMVPTVALVRLFDRGKGLYATGRTFRTMGGWITRVNPRWRVAITGDLPRDPRNPYVVVANHQSMADIPAISRLPWEMKWVAKKSLFDLPVVGWLVKMSRDIPVDRKDPDSRANVILRAKYALRHRVSVMFMPEGTRSRDGRVLRYQDGAFRLAVDLGLPILPLAIDGTAEALPKHGWRFGKADVKVHVFAPIPTADLTAADVPALRERVRQATIEQIATWRGVAPEAVDAAPEQRAALAAPEAGSEITFGGEERAKTTASRG, encoded by the coding sequence ATGCGCTCGCTTCAGTCCGCCCTCGCCTGGGTCGGCATCATCCTGTTGATCCTTCTGATGGTGCCCACGGTCGCCCTCGTGCGGCTGTTCGACCGCGGGAAGGGGCTGTACGCGACCGGCCGCACGTTCCGCACGATGGGCGGCTGGATCACGCGCGTGAACCCCCGGTGGCGCGTCGCTATTACGGGTGACCTCCCTCGCGATCCCCGCAACCCGTACGTCGTTGTCGCCAATCACCAGTCGATGGCGGACATTCCGGCGATCTCGCGCCTGCCGTGGGAGATGAAGTGGGTGGCGAAAAAGTCGCTATTCGATCTCCCGGTCGTGGGGTGGCTCGTCAAGATGTCTCGGGACATCCCGGTAGACCGTAAAGACCCGGACAGCCGCGCGAACGTCATCCTTCGCGCCAAGTACGCGCTGCGCCACCGCGTCTCCGTCATGTTTATGCCCGAGGGCACACGCTCGCGCGATGGCCGCGTGCTTCGCTACCAGGACGGCGCCTTCCGCCTGGCCGTGGACCTGGGCCTGCCCATTCTGCCTCTGGCGATCGACGGAACCGCCGAGGCGCTCCCCAAGCACGGCTGGCGATTTGGCAAGGCCGACGTGAAGGTCCACGTGTTCGCGCCCATCCCTACCGCCGACCTCACTGCCGCCGACGTGCCCGCGCTACGAGAGCGCGTGCGACAGGCGACGATCGAGCAGATCGCGACGTGGCGCGGCGTGGCGCCAGAGGCCGTGGACGCGGCGCCGGAGCAGCGCGCCGCACTCGCAGCGCCCGAGGCGGGGAGTGAGATCACCTTCGGCGGCGAAGAGAGGGCAAAGACGACGGCCTCTCGCGGCTAG